The genomic window GTAGCCCGACGAAAGCCCCCGGTCGGCGCAGCGTTATCGTGCTGGGGGATTTgtcagagggggggaaaaaaacacaccttCGTGTTcaccttttttccagcatttttttaaaaaaagatccaACAAACATCTCGCCGATGGTTATGTTTAAAAGCTTTACTCACCCGCAAAGAGGGAGAAAACGTCCGTCCGAGCGCCTAAATCGTGTTTCGTGTAGGGAAAAAGTTGTCGTGTGTCATCAAGTGAAGTGAAGTGAGCAAAGGTGGGGGCTAGACTGGGGGaggacggtaaaaaaaaaaaaaaaacattgtacgCGGAAGTACACAaatacttactcactcactgaAACCGTTAGTAAATTATAGTCATATGAATATTGTATTTTATAACACCACATTACGACCGGAGAGTTTATGATGCCTCATGaaaaagtttgtttgttttattttaaaaacactgTAAAATGAGTCGCTTCCTCATTGTGTCACACACTAAATATTCCCTCGTTGACTGAACACTGTTAAAAAAACcaacacatttttaaataacCATTCTAGGTGTTTTTCAACTACCAAAGGAAATTATGATTTATAAAACTGTCGCTATTATGTGTTTTATTGCTtgtaataattattttaatcaGTGTCTCGTCGGATTAAAAAAGTTCCACCCTAACTGAACGTCGGCTGCTAGATAATTGTCCCTCTTTAAATTACATTTTCCCCCCATAACAGTTAGAAATGAGTCATGTATAACAAACATTATTTCAACTTTTGGCACGATCAAGATTTCAAGATTTATTATCAGACGTTTACCACGGCAGCGACGCCAACGCAACCGCACTAAGGTTTCGTTTCAACGGAGTTTGTCGCTCCCTGGCGCATCAACAACGGCATGGCCACGATAGGCTTGCTGTTTGGTGAAAAGCATTTTCGTATTTAAAATTTGCAATTAATGAGTTGCCTGTCAATCAAAGGCAAATATTGAGCCCGaaaaccattcacactctcgCTGAATTGgaatttacttgtatgtctatcgtgtactatgtctcgtcaccgtgggatagaggaaacgtaatttcggtttctttgtgtgtcttgacatgtgaagagattgacaataaagcagactttgactttgaactggTGAGTGAAGCACGAAGAATTTTGCGTAGTTTTGTAGTTTCATGGAGCCAACAACAGATTTATTTGGCAGGCAGCAGGAGATAAATCAGTGACAACATAAGTCCATTATCCCAAAgaattaagtttattgcttttcATGATAttaattttttcccccctgtgaCCTTTTTACAGAAACAAAGCATTGTACGcatacgcgcgcgcgcgcacacacacacacacatacacacacacacacgcacccacacacaggAAACAGTATTTACAGTTGCTTGTGTGACACATCAGATACTTTACAATAGAGAGTACAATGTggctcaagttttttttaaattccagagAATGTAATTAAAGTAAAACTAAAAAACAGCTTTACACTGGATGAATGCTAATACAAAAATAAGTCTCCTGGCATATTTTGTGCACCCCGAAGGATTTACGTGGTAGACATTTCGGGTGTAAAAGAAAGACCAAAGGGCACAATTAAAAACTCAGAAAGCATCCCAATAAGCTCATCATATGAAAACATCTGCTTATGAATTATTGAAACTTTAGATACACATAAGCTTAGAaccttatccccccccccccaccaaataGTGAATTAAATACAGAATAAAATCACCACGATACAGCTAGCTCTCCTCATAAGTGCTCATCATTAAATATACAACATATTAaaatgtacacacacgcacacgctcacacactcgCAAATATTCATACAAATCTCAAATATTTGCGCTTTTCTTTACTTTGTTCCTCCCTCAGAATGTGCAAGAATATAAAATTTACATTTTCAATGCAGCTTCCAATAAAATAATTTGGCAAACCAAAAGACATCATTATAAATTTGTGTGAAATCAACTTGAACTatattaagaaataaaatacaagacGAATGTTTTCCATTAACGTGGTGAACATGATATTAACCctaaataatacaataatgtTAAACATTTTGGGGGGttatacgcactcgcactcacacctagggacaaagTCATTTTAAATACCTGAAGACACAATAGAACCCAAgaccaaaataaacaaataacttaTCAAATACTAAAAACATATGATATGAAAGATTTTGGAATTGAATTCAAAAGCAAAACGTTGTCACACTACCAGAAATgtaccaaaataaaaacaaaaaaaacaaaaacagcaaccAGAAACAGAAGCAACCATTTCAAGCTACGAAAGTCATTTGAACAACATTCCACTGAATCCACCATCAGGGGGCAGTATTTGCCCGTGTCTTTGTGAACGTTGATTCAAGCACAGGAAACAAGTCGAGGCCATTCATGTAGATTTGAAGATTGAAATGGCCCTGGGAAGTTAAGTTTTATGCTGTAAATTTTGGGGAAATGTCTGATGTTGAGGACGTGGACAAAAGGACAGAAAagcaaagcaatcaaaactgaagtATTAGCTATGGATCATTTTGAGGGTCTCTGCCTCCCTGTGGTGCTCATGCAAAATGGTGGGCGGCGGTGGCGGTGTGAGGGGCATCAGGCCCTTGAGAGGGTGGGTGGACACGGGCGGCGGCAGGGAGGAAATGGGCGGCAGGGGCAAGACCGCCACCGTCCTCGGCTTCTTCCCCCCCGACGCGGCGTCTTTGGCAACAGCAAAATCATGCTCGTTATCTGAGCTGCAGTCACTCAGGTCGGTGATCTCCAGATCCGAGTCCGACTCAGCGTCACGCTTGATGCCGCCCCGCCTTTCTGTGGGGCTCTGGCGCCCCGGGCCCAGGCTGGGGGGCGTGGCCCGGGCGCGCTCCCCGCCCAGCAGAGGGTTGCCCAGCTCAGCGCGGCCCAGCGACAGACCACCCTGGTAGGGGAGAGGCCCGGGTCGTCCCCCTGCTGACACCGCCGCCGCTGCACTGTTGGCGCCACCCCCGCCGGCCTCCCCTGGGGGCAGCAGGTTGGAGAAAGGGTGGGGCAGCTGAGAGAGGCCACCGGGCAATGGGCCGGGGTAGAACTGGGAGGGGTAGAGGGAGCCAGGGGGCAGTTTGGGGCAGTTGTTGAGGGAGAAGGCCCCCGGCAGGTAGGGGTTAAAGCCCCACGGGTAGTCGAAGGGTGGGCTGCGGGGGTACGCTCCCAGCAGGGATGGCGGTTTGGTGTAGCAGGGGCCACCTAGCATGCAGGACGACATGAGGGTTAATAGTGTCAAAAATGGAGGG from Syngnathus typhle isolate RoL2023-S1 ecotype Sweden linkage group LG10, RoL_Styp_1.0, whole genome shotgun sequence includes these protein-coding regions:
- the erfl1 gene encoding ETS domain-containing transcription factor ERF-like encodes the protein MDCNCVSDLLLPPVPALWTPGFAFPDWAYKPESSPGSRQIQLWHFILELLQKEEYQGVIAWQGDYGEFVIKDPDEVARLWGIRKCKPHMNYDKLSRALRYYYNKRILHKTKGKRFTYKFNFSKVVLVNYPILDMANSPFFLAQNHFNGGSGAPDCTPEAIQSLFPRLPDSGRASSLFDRGSAAPGPEGDKLRLDTFPFLGSGGPCYTKPPSLLGAYPRSPPFDYPWGFNPYLPGAFSLNNCPKLPPGSLYPSQFYPGPLPGGLSQLPHPFSNLLPPGEAGGGGANSAAAAVSAGGRPGPLPYQGGLSLGRAELGNPLLGGERARATPPSLGPGRQSPTERRGGIKRDAESDSDLEITDLSDCSSDNEHDFAVAKDAASGGKKPRTVAVLPLPPISSLPPPVSTHPLKGLMPLTPPPPPTILHEHHREAETLKMIHS